The Pseudomonadota bacterium genome segment CGGATAGGGCGTGGACGTCTTGAAGCGGATGGTCTGCGGGTCGACGACGATGATCTCCTTGATCTGGCGGGTGTAGATGGTGAAGGGAGACGGACTGTTGGGAACCCAGTTCACCCGCCTGATGGTGGCGGCCACGTCCTCGGCGCTGAGATCGCTGCCGTCATGGAACTTGACCCCCGGGCGCAGCTTGAACTCCCAGGTGGTGTCGTCGATCGTCTTCCACTCGGTCGCCAGGCCCGGGATCGGCCGCATCCGCTCGTCCTGATCGACGAGCCGGTCGAACATGTGGATCGACAGCTTGATGTTCGTCGCCAGATTGTGGAAATGCGGATCGATCGAGGTGACCGCGGCACCCTGTCCCAGCGTGATCTCCTGTGCCAAGGACGGTGCGGCCAGAGACAGGAGGGCCGCCGCCGGAATACCGATCGCCAGACGAACCAGAGCGCGAAGCATCTGCCCCTCCTCTTGATCAGCAGGTCCCGAGCCGGATCCTCGGCCACCGCGCCATCAATGTCCAATCCAGATCGTTACCGCCGCCGCCGCCCGACCAGGAGGAGCGGCACGATCAACAGCGTGATCCCGGTCATCCATTGGAAATCCGCGAGATAGGCCAGCATGGTCGCTTGGCGGTCGACCTCGGTGCTGAGGCTAAAGAGGCCCTGCACGGTCTGCAAATCCCAAGGCACCGAGGATGTGGGCTCGCGGAACTTCGGATCGAAAGGGGTGATGCCCTCGACCATGGCGCTGCGGAACACCTGGCGGTTGCGCGCCAACAGCGCCTCCAAGGCGGCGATGCCGGCGCTGGCACCCAAGTTGCGCATGAGGCTAAACAGGCTGGCGCCGGTGGTGCGGTAGTGGGGTGCCAAGGTGGCGAAGGCGAAGGTGCTGAGCGGCACATAGATGAACCCCATGCCGAAGCCCTGCAGGAAGCCGACCCAGACCAGGCTCCAGACGTCGACGTCGAGGGTAAACCGCGTCATCAGCCAGAACGCCGAGGCCGTGATCGCCACCCCGCCGGTGATCACATAGCGGGGATCGGTCCGGCCGCTGATCTTGCCGGCGATGGTCATCGCCACCATGGTACCGACGCCCCGCGGCCCCATGATCTCGCCCGCGGTGATCGCCGGATATTGCAGCACGTCCTGCAGCAGATGCGATAGGAGCGCCAGCATCGCCAGCACCACCAGGCTCACGATGAAGGTGGCGAGCACGCCAGAGACGAAGTTGCGGTCGCGGAAGATGGCGAACTCGATCAGCGGCTGGTGCGCGGTCAGGCTGTGGACGATGAAGAGATAGAGCGCCAGCGCCGAGACCGCCGCCATGACGACGATCTGCTTCGATTGGAACCAGTCGAGGCTCTCCCCGCGGTCGAGCATCATTTGCGCCGCACCGATGGCAAGCCCGAGGAAGGCAAAGCCGGTCCAGTCGAAATTCGCCTCGCGGTCGATCTTCGTGTCGGGGAGGTTCGCCCACACGCCCAGCGCCGCCAGCAGGCCGACCGGCACGTTGATGTAGAAGATCCAGCGCCAATCATGCGCCTCGGTCAGGTAGCCGCCGACGGTCGGCCCGAAGATCGGCGCGGCGACGAAGCCCATGCCCCAGAGCGCCATCGCCTCGCCGTGGCGCTCCTTGGGATAGGTGTCGAGCAATGTCGCCTGGGAGAGCGGAATCAGGCTGGCGCCGAAGGCCCCTTGCAGGGTCCGGTAGATCACCATCTCGGTGAGGCTCCCGGCGAGGCCGCACAAGGCCGAGACGGCGCTGAAGCCCAGAATCGAGATGATGAACAAGCGCCGGCGGCCGATCTTGAGCGCGATCACGCCGGTGGGCGGAGTCATGATGGCGGCGGCAAGGATGTAGCTCGTCAGCACCCAGGCGATCTGCTCCTGGGTCGCCAGCAGGCTTCCCTGCATGTGCGGCAGCGCCACATTGGGGATCGTGGTGTCGATCGCATGCATGATCGTGGCGGCCATGATCGAGATGGTGATCATGGCGCGGCGGGGTGCCGCCACTCCCCGATCTGCCGTCATCCAGCTCCCGCATCCACAGGGATCGAGCCCCGGCAAGCTAAACCACAAGCTAGACCAAGAGCAGCCGCGCCGGCAATCGGGCCTCCGGCGGCGACGGCTCCTTGGGGGAATTGCCGCCAAGGCGTCGCCAAGCCTATCCTCTCCTGGCAATCGATCCGACCGCGAGGCAGGGAGCGGTCAAGCATGGGAGGCTTCTCGTCATGAGCATGAAGATCAGCGGCAACAGGCGCGGGCTCAGCCGGCGCGGCGTCATCAAGGCGGGAGCCGGAACCATGGGCGTGCTGGCGATGCCCGCCGTGCTCCGGCTCGCCAGCGGCAAGGCCTATGGCGCCGATGCGCGCTCGACCGTCAAGGTCGCCCCCGAGGTCGACCTCAAGATCTTCGATCCGGTGTGGACGACCGCCACCATCACCTCCACCCATGGCTACATGGTCTACGACACGCTGTTTTCGGTCGACGCCAAGTACAATGTGAAGCCGCAGATGGTGGAGAAATACGAGGCCTCCGCCGACGGCCTCACCCACAATTTCAAGCTCCGCGACGGGCTCGGATTCTCCGACGGCTCGCCGGTGACATCCAAGGATTGCGTCGCCTCGATCAAGCGCTGGGCCGCCAGATTCGGCGAGGCGAAGATCATGATGGAGCGCGCGCAGTCCTTGGCCCCGATCGACGAGAGGTCGTTCTCGCTGAAGCTGAAGGAGCCGTTCGGCCCGGTCTTGGAGACCTTCGGCGCGGTGACCCCGGTCTGCTTCATCATGCGCGAGAAGGAGGCCTCGACCGATCCCTTCACGCAAGTGACCGAAGTCGTCGGCTCCGGCCCGTTCCTCTGGGTCAAGGAGGAATGGCAACCCAACAACCGGGTCGTCTACACCAAGAGCCCCAGCTACAAGCCGCGCGCGGAGCCGGCCGACGGCTATGCCGGCGGCAAGGTCGTCAAGATCGAGCGGGTAGAATGGCAAGTGATCCCCGACCCCTCGGTGCAGTCGGCCGCACTCGCCGCGGGCGAGCTCGACT includes the following:
- a CDS encoding DHA2 family efflux MFS transporter permease subunit; the encoded protein is MITISIMAATIMHAIDTTIPNVALPHMQGSLLATQEQIAWVLTSYILAAAIMTPPTGVIALKIGRRRLFIISILGFSAVSALCGLAGSLTEMVIYRTLQGAFGASLIPLSQATLLDTYPKERHGEAMALWGMGFVAAPIFGPTVGGYLTEAHDWRWIFYINVPVGLLAALGVWANLPDTKIDREANFDWTGFAFLGLAIGAAQMMLDRGESLDWFQSKQIVVMAAVSALALYLFIVHSLTAHQPLIEFAIFRDRNFVSGVLATFIVSLVVLAMLALLSHLLQDVLQYPAITAGEIMGPRGVGTMVAMTIAGKISGRTDPRYVITGGVAITASAFWLMTRFTLDVDVWSLVWVGFLQGFGMGFIYVPLSTFAFATLAPHYRTTGASLFSLMRNLGASAGIAALEALLARNRQVFRSAMVEGITPFDPKFREPTSSVPWDLQTVQGLFSLSTEVDRQATMLAYLADFQWMTGITLLIVPLLLVGRRRR